Genomic window (Paenibacillus sp. 37):
TATGATAATTCCATCGAACCGGTTCCATAGTGGATATCCAATACGGATATGCGAATACGGGCAGGCATTAATGCCAGGTGGAATTATTTTTTTGTACCCACTGGAACCGGTTCCTATAATTTGATTTTCGTATAAGTTAAATAAGAAATAAACATGACGGAGAGGGCAGAAAAAATCTGAAGAAACGGAGTGTTCGCCTTTATCACCGGATTTCACCCTTTAGATAAGGGATCAGGAAATCTGGGGATAACAGCGATCGGAGGATTGTTCTGCTATCGTAGTCCCAGTGTGAAATTTCTTGGTCTAACTTATATAAGCAAGAATGGAGAACAGCTATGAAAATGACTAGAGAGCAGCGCTACAGACGAATTGAGCAAGCTGAGCCTGGTGAGATTGCGAAGCTTGAAGCACAGATATCCGAGTGTCCATGGAGACAGAGTTACCATATTCAGCCTGTAACAGGTCTGCTTAATGATCCTAACGGCTTTGTATATTATAAAGGCTATTATCATCTGTTCTATCAGTGGTTTCCACTTGGAACAGAACACGGCATGAAATACTGGTATCATACCCGCTCGAAGAATCTGGTGAACTGGGAAAATGTCGGGATTGGAATCGAACCGGATAGCTGGTATGACTCACACGGAGCTTACTCCGGCAGTGCGATTGAAAAAGACGGCAACCTGCACTTGCTGTACACAGGCAATACGAGGGATGAGGCTTGGGTCAGACATCCGTATCAATGCTTGGCAGTCATGGATGAAAGCGGTTCAGTAACCAAACTGAATTATCCCGTAATCTCGTCTGTTCCAGCCGGATACACGGAACACTTCAGAGATCCCAAGGTGTGGCAACAAGGAGACACGTATTATTGTGTAATTGGTGCGCAGAGAACAGACGAGACGGGATGTGCGGTACTGTATCGCTCAATTGATCTAAACAACTGGGAGTTTCTTGGTGAAATTCGCACGCAATTAACCTCCTTTGGTTACATGTGGGAGTGCCCGGATTATATGGAGATGGACGGGAAAGGTGTACTTGTTTTTTCCCCACAAGGCTTAGATGCTGCGGAAGATCATTATCAGAATATTTTTCAGTCCGGTTATCTGATCGGTGAGTCGCTCGATCTCCAGACGAGAGAGTTCAATCATGGTGAATTTCAGGAGTTGGATCGTGGATTTGACTTCTATGCTCCGCAAACCATGCAGGGCCCGGACGGAAGACGTATTCTTGTTGGTTGGATGGGGCTTCCCGATCTGGCGTATCCGACAGATGATAACGGTTGGGCACATTGCCTGACCATTCCTCGGCAGTTGACACTACGAGACGGGAAGTTAATTCAACAACCGGTTGCTGAAATGATCCAATTGCGTCAGCAGGAGGAAGGCACGCATATTCGCGCAACGATTGACCATGAGAGTCGATCTTTCACTGGTTTGAAGGGAATTTCCTTTGAGCTGATCTGTGAGATAAGCCAAGTAGATGCAGAGATGGTGGGCATCGAATTCCGTGCAAGTCGAACTGAGAAAACGATTCTTCTGTATGATCGGATTCAGCAGAAAGTTATTCTGGATCGGACGATGTCTGGTGCCGAGCTGGCAGAGCAGAATGGCGTTGTACGACAGTGCACACTTACTGCGGAAGTGATTAAGTTCCATCTGTTCGTAGATGCATCTTCAGTCGAGGTTTTTGTGAACGATGGGGAAGAGGTCTTTACCAGCCGGATTTTCCCAAGCCGGGACAGCGTGGATATTCGTTTCTTTGCACGCGGAGGCAAAGCTGATTTTGAAGCAACACAATGGCATTATTAAGTATTACGTGAGAGGAATGAGATAACATGTCGGAGAATCAACGCATTGCCCAGGAAGTCATTCATGCCATCGGGGGCAAAGAGAATATCGCATCATTTGCACACTGTGCAACACGCCTTCGCATCATGGTGAAAGATAAAGAAAAGATTGATCAGAAAACGGTCGAGAACATCGAGAAGGTGAAAGGCGCCTTTTTCAACTCGGGTCAATATCAGATTATCTTTGGTACGGGAACAGTGAATCGAATCTTTGAAGAGGTTGAGAAGCTGGGCATCGAAGGATCGTCCAAGGATGATGTGAAGAGTCAGGGGAAAAAGGAAGGAAATGCTTTTCAACGGGCTATCCGCACGTTTGGTGACGTATTTGTACCCATCATTCCCGTACTGGTAGCTACAGGGTTGTTCATGGGCTTGCGCGGATTACTTACCCAGAATGAAATTTTGGCGTTGTTTGGGGCAACACCTGATGATATCTCTTCCAATTTCCTGTTGTTCACTCAGATTCTGACGGATACGGCATTTGCGTTTCTACCTGCACTTGTAGCGTGGTCCGCATTCCGCGTATTTGGTGGAAGTCCGGTACTTGGTATCGTACTCGGGCTAATGCTGGTCAATCCCGCATTACCCAATGCTTACGCGGTGGCAGATGGATCAGCACAGCCGCTGCATATGCTCGGTTTTATACCTGTCGTGGGTTATCAGGGATCGGTTCTGCCTGCGTTCTTTGTAGGTTTGATTGGAGCCAAGTTTGAAAAGGTATTAAGAAGACGTGTACCTGAGGCACTGGACTTGATTCTGACTCCTTTTATTACGTTAACAGTCATGATTACGCTTGGACTATTCGCGATTGGTCCCGTTTTCCATTCCCTGGAAGAGTGGGTACTGCATGGAACAACTGCCGTATTGGATCTTCCGTTTGGCATCGCAGGTATAATCATTGGATTCTTCCATCAGATTATTGTCGTTACCGGTGTACATCACATCTTTAATTTCCTGGAGATTCAACTACTGGAGAAAACGGGATTCAATCCGTTCAACGCCATTATTACCTGCGCCATGGCAGCACAAGGAGCGGCTTGTCTCGCAGTCGGTCTGAAGACCAAAAATATGAAACTCAAAGCACTCGCATTACCTTCTTCCTTGTCCGCATTTCTAGGCATTACTGAGCCAGCCATCTTCGGAGTTAACTTGCGTTACATGAAACCATTTATTATGGGACTGGTTGGTGGTGGTGTAGGTGGTTTCATCGCTTCCCTGTTCCATCTGCAAGGTACAGGCATGGCAGTAACGGTTATTCCCGGTACACTGCTCTATCTGAACAGCCAACTGCCGTTGTATATCTTGTCCAACGTGGTTGCCATGGCCATTGCTTTTGCACTTACCTGGTTCTTCGGATATAAGGACCAACCGGTTGCAGAAGAAGTGGTGAGCCATGAAAACAGTGGAGTAACATCAACTGAAGTTATAGCAGAGGAATCTAATCCGCGTATTAATTCAGTTACCGATGCCGTTACAAGCAATCGTCCTAAGGTAGATTTTCTCGAAATAGCTTCGCCAATGAACGGTACCGTCGTTGCTCTGGAGCAGGTTCCTGACCCGGCGTTCTCGGAAAAACACATGGGTGAGGGCATTGCCATTGAGCCATCAGAAGGAAAAGTGTACGCACCGTTTGATGGTGTCATCGCACATGTGATGAACAAGAGTAAACATGCGGTGATTCTGGAGCATGAAACAGGTGTGCAGATGTTGGTTCATATCGGAATTAATACGGTTGGACTGAAAGGGAACGGTTTTACCGCGCATGTGAATAGCGGAGATCGTGTAACTGCAGGTCGATTGTTGATTGAATTTGACATGGATGTCATTCAGGCCGCGGGTCTCCCTTTGATTACACCTGTCTTGATCCCAAGTGGAAACGAAGCGATAGAAACTGTAACAGCAACGTCAACTGGCCATGTTCAAGCCAATGGGGAAGCAGTACTGGTAGTGAAATTTACTGAGCCACAATAAGTGATCGTTTGAAATAGAAATGTACTGGAACATGGAGGTAGAAAAATACAAATCGCAAAAGGCAAAGGGAACCTGTGTGTATCATCAGGTTTCCTTTGCCTTTTTGCATTACTTTCAGCCAAGGTATTAAGACATTTTGCTTTGAATCTGTACATGTAAGCGATTAAAAAGAGATATAAGGAGATCCAGAGCGTAAAGGGCATATTAGACAGGATATGAACAGGATTACGGTCTGGAATCAACCAGGAAGGTGCAGAATCGGATACGGCTCAATTGCGGAAAGGAAGATAGAGGACTATGATTCGCACATAACGTACTTGAAATGAAATATGCGGATCTGATGTGAAGGCGAGGTAGACAGCAATGGATGAAGCAATGATTGTTGTATCAGCAGGGCACAGTGCAGCGGGGATGAATTTTGTAGATTTATTACTGAAAAAGGGATTAGCCTTCGTTGTGCTTGTACACAGTGAAGAGGAACGGGAACAACTTCAAACCCTTGGAGCATTTCCTGTGCGTTATATTCAAGAAACGGAAGGGATGCAACAGACTCGTCCCGAATATATGGTCACCAATGCATTTGTGTTCGAGAATAATCTGCCTCAGTGTTGCCAGGATATCCAGTTGTGTCACAGCTGGTATCCGCAGCATCTCTATGTCGTTTCCAGTAACAAGGCTCCAGTTGGTCTTGTATATAAAGGGCTTGGTGCAACGTATGTCATTCATAGCCAGAGTGGAGATGTTTCGTTTTTATTGTGAACGGTCATTCATAATGGGATACGGATTATCTGATTAAAAGGAAAAACGTTCTGTTCGAACCGCTGGCTCTGGACAGAACGTTTCGTGATTCCCCACAGGTATAGATCAAGTGGGGAATCCTTATAACTATTATGAAGCTACGCCAACAACGCTGGTTCCATTTTTCGTGATTTTGTACGTCAGCACATCTCCGTTCCAGAAATGGAACTTAAGCGTGACTTCGCCATCATTGGTTTCATTGAAGAAGTTAGGTTTCAGCTCAATCACATTACGTTCGTAATCTGGGCTAAATGTGTAGGAGAATTCTTTGAACGAAGTCCAGTTCTGTGGACCGGCGTTCTCTCCGTTTGCATATGTTGCTTCCATCGTGGCCAGCTGATTGCCGTTAAACGTAGTCGGAATGGCAAATGCACTGGTTGTACCAGTTGCATCGTTCAACTTAGGTGTGTCATATTTAATGATATTGAAGTTCCACTCAGCACCTTGGTTGAATCCAGCTGTGAGTGTGGCATTTACGCCCAAATCACCAGAGGCTGTCAATTGGGTTAACAGATTGGATTTTAACGTAAGTACATCTTTTTTGATCGTATAGTCTTTACCTCTGACAAGAGGGGTAGTGCCATTCTTCAACGAATTGAATTTGTTCCCATTCAGATTGAGTTTTACCTTTTTATCTTGAATAGCTTCATTTTGTTTAAGATATACGAGGTCCGTTTCGGCTGTGGATGAGCGACCTGTCCAGCTGGCTTTCATGGTATTGAATAGTTCCTGATCAGACCAAGTAAAACTTGTGCGCCCGAAGTGCTGTCCGTTGTCCCACAACATCGTTGTCATCTGTTTTTGGCGCAGATATTGTCCAACAAATTCGAAGAATTTCAGTTTTTCGCCTTGCTCGATGACACCTGTGTGCTGGTCAAAACCAAGCAAGCCATACTCACCAACGATAACCGGAATGCCTTTCGCTGAGAGTGCATTGTATACCCGATCAAATGTGTCAGTAACGTCCTTCTGTACTTCCTCGTTATATTTGGTGTAACCCGCGATGTTCACACTGAATGGCCAGAACCCGTAGTAGTGAACGGTTGCAATAATATTGCTGTCATTCAATTTTTGAATGGTCTTATTAAGTTCATCCAGATCAGGTTGAGCGGAAGAGGTATGCATCGTTGGAAGCACAAGTGGACGTGTCTCGTTGTTTCCACCCGAAGTTCTTACGATCTTGTGAAAAGAAGTATTCAACTCGTCCAGCATGCGATATCCAATCGCTGCATCTGTTGTGCCGCCTTCGGAGAAACGTGGTTCGTTAACACTTTCGAAGATAAGTTTATCGGATGCATCTTTGAATTTGTCCGCAATCTGAGTCCAAGCAGCGTTGTAACGTGCAAGCACGTTGTCATGGTCTTTCTCCATGTAACTGATCCAGCGCCAAGAATCATGGTGAAGATTGATCATGACGTAGAGATCCGCATCGAGGGCCCAGTTTACCACTTCTTGAACCCGATTCATGTAAGCGGAATCAATTATGTAGTCGGGTGCGTCACCGATGTGGGCTTCCCAGGTCACAGGAATACGGATACTGTTGTAGCCCTCAGCTGCAATCAACTGAATTAGTTCCTTCGTAATGCGTGGGTTGCCCCAGGCTGTCTCATCCTCACCAACGGCGTCCAGAGAGTTACCCAGATTCCAGCCAGGCTCCATGGCGTTCACATAGGTCTGCATTTTACTTGGAGGGGGTGAGGCACTGGCCTGTTCGCTGTTGTCAGTTGCAGCTGAAGCCATAGCGGAGGAGAATAGGGATAGAATCAGGGCAGTCACAAGTGTAAGAGATAGGACTGATTTGCGGTTTTTTTTCATTAATATAGTCTCCTTCGAATAGAGAATGGTTGAACGTGAATAGCGGTTAAGCAGGGTGAAAATAGAGCTCAACGCAAACAAAAATTCACTTGTTTAATACTGGAATCACCACCGATTTATGTACTGAAAGCGTTTTCGTAATTTACTATATCATGATTTAATATTGGACAATACCTGCACAATTGGAATAAAAATCATGTGAAAATCAGTGATTGCTTTTTAATGATAATAAATTTAAATACCCTGGGAGAGATCTAATATGAAGCTGGATGCACATCAACATTTCTGGGAATACAATGTCGCCGAGTACGGATGGATTGGCGAAGAGATGAAAACCATTCGTCAATCTTTTCTTCCGCAAGATCTTGAACCTTTATTGGTCCAATCAGGACTGGTTGGATGTATTGCGGTACAAGCCAGACAATCACTGACAGAAACCGAGTGGCTTCTGCAGCTGGCAGATCGGCATGAATGTATCAAAGGTGTTGTCGGATGGGTAGATCTTTGTTCAAATGAAGTTCGGAATCAGCTTGAACTATTCGCATCCAATCCGTATTTGAAGGGCGTACGTCATGTCATACAGGATGAACCTGATCTGGATTATGTATTGAGAGAAGACTTTCAGCGCGGAATTTCATTGCTAAAAGAGTATGATTTGGCCTATGATCTGTTGGTATCCAAGGAGCAACTGCCTTATGCCGTTGAATTGGTTAAGGCGTTTCCTGAGCAGCGATTTGTACTTGATCATCTTGCCAAACCCGACATAAAATCAGGTATAATCTCACCATGGAAAGAAGCACTTGAGTCATTGGCCGCACAACCTAATGCGTACTGTAAACTTTCAGGAATGGTGACGGAAGCAGACTGGGCGAATTGGACTCCGAGCGACTTTACAGCCTATCTGAATATCGCCATAGAAGCCTTTGGTGCGGAACGGTTGATGTTTGGGTCCGACTGGCCGGTGAGCAACGTTTCAGCTACGTATTCTGAAGTATACGGTCTCATTAACTCTCACATTAATGTCTTACCTATACTAGATCAACAGATGATTCTTGGCGGCACATGTGCTGCGTTCTATCAAATATCGTAGTGGGCAATCCGAAGCAAAACCGGTTTCAAGAAGTTGACAACTGTTCTGATTCTTGCTAAAGTTTTATCCAATCCGCATAATCATGATCTGGGAATGTTACCGATATGGGCATAACCTGAGCTGGCTTGTTTACACGTAATCGTGTACCCAGGCTGGTTCGGGTTTTTTCTATTTAAGTTGAACAACCGTTTTACACGTGACGACTGCGCGGACAGAACAATCTTCCAATCGCTGTTATCCCCAGATTTTTTGATCCCTTTTTAAAGGGGAAATCCGGTGATAGCGTATGCTTCCGATGTAGCTTTCTTGCAGAAAGCTTGTAGGCGAACGCTTCGCTTCTCCAGATTTTTTCTGTCCTCTCCGTTTATGTGTAATTGTGTAGTTCAACTTAAATATTTTGTCTTTTTAATGTTTCTTACGATTGGAGCGGACAGCTGAATTACATATTTGGAAGGAGAATGATGATGACGAATTTTAAATTTCCTAAAGACTTTTTGTGGGGTGGAGCCATTGCTGCCAATCAGGCGGAGGGCGCGTATCTGGAAGATGGCAAAGGGCTGAGTATCGTTGACTTGCTGCCAACAGGAGAGAACCGCAGAAGTATTATGAAAGGTCATGTTCCAGCTTTCACGCCGCTTGCTACCGA
Coding sequences:
- a CDS encoding glycoside hydrolase family 32 protein; its protein translation is MKMTREQRYRRIEQAEPGEIAKLEAQISECPWRQSYHIQPVTGLLNDPNGFVYYKGYYHLFYQWFPLGTEHGMKYWYHTRSKNLVNWENVGIGIEPDSWYDSHGAYSGSAIEKDGNLHLLYTGNTRDEAWVRHPYQCLAVMDESGSVTKLNYPVISSVPAGYTEHFRDPKVWQQGDTYYCVIGAQRTDETGCAVLYRSIDLNNWEFLGEIRTQLTSFGYMWECPDYMEMDGKGVLVFSPQGLDAAEDHYQNIFQSGYLIGESLDLQTREFNHGEFQELDRGFDFYAPQTMQGPDGRRILVGWMGLPDLAYPTDDNGWAHCLTIPRQLTLRDGKLIQQPVAEMIQLRQQEEGTHIRATIDHESRSFTGLKGISFELICEISQVDAEMVGIEFRASRTEKTILLYDRIQQKVILDRTMSGAELAEQNGVVRQCTLTAEVIKFHLFVDASSVEVFVNDGEEVFTSRIFPSRDSVDIRFFARGGKADFEATQWHY
- a CDS encoding sucrose-specific PTS transporter subunit IIBC, which codes for MSENQRIAQEVIHAIGGKENIASFAHCATRLRIMVKDKEKIDQKTVENIEKVKGAFFNSGQYQIIFGTGTVNRIFEEVEKLGIEGSSKDDVKSQGKKEGNAFQRAIRTFGDVFVPIIPVLVATGLFMGLRGLLTQNEILALFGATPDDISSNFLLFTQILTDTAFAFLPALVAWSAFRVFGGSPVLGIVLGLMLVNPALPNAYAVADGSAQPLHMLGFIPVVGYQGSVLPAFFVGLIGAKFEKVLRRRVPEALDLILTPFITLTVMITLGLFAIGPVFHSLEEWVLHGTTAVLDLPFGIAGIIIGFFHQIIVVTGVHHIFNFLEIQLLEKTGFNPFNAIITCAMAAQGAACLAVGLKTKNMKLKALALPSSLSAFLGITEPAIFGVNLRYMKPFIMGLVGGGVGGFIASLFHLQGTGMAVTVIPGTLLYLNSQLPLYILSNVVAMAIAFALTWFFGYKDQPVAEEVVSHENSGVTSTEVIAEESNPRINSVTDAVTSNRPKVDFLEIASPMNGTVVALEQVPDPAFSEKHMGEGIAIEPSEGKVYAPFDGVIAHVMNKSKHAVILEHETGVQMLVHIGINTVGLKGNGFTAHVNSGDRVTAGRLLIEFDMDVIQAAGLPLITPVLIPSGNEAIETVTATSTGHVQANGEAVLVVKFTEPQ
- a CDS encoding cellulase family glycosylhydrolase, yielding MKKNRKSVLSLTLVTALILSLFSSAMASAATDNSEQASASPPPSKMQTYVNAMEPGWNLGNSLDAVGEDETAWGNPRITKELIQLIAAEGYNSIRIPVTWEAHIGDAPDYIIDSAYMNRVQEVVNWALDADLYVMINLHHDSWRWISYMEKDHDNVLARYNAAWTQIADKFKDASDKLIFESVNEPRFSEGGTTDAAIGYRMLDELNTSFHKIVRTSGGNNETRPLVLPTMHTSSAQPDLDELNKTIQKLNDSNIIATVHYYGFWPFSVNIAGYTKYNEEVQKDVTDTFDRVYNALSAKGIPVIVGEYGLLGFDQHTGVIEQGEKLKFFEFVGQYLRQKQMTTMLWDNGQHFGRTSFTWSDQELFNTMKASWTGRSSTAETDLVYLKQNEAIQDKKVKLNLNGNKFNSLKNGTTPLVRGKDYTIKKDVLTLKSNLLTQLTASGDLGVNATLTAGFNQGAEWNFNIIKYDTPKLNDATGTTSAFAIPTTFNGNQLATMEATYANGENAGPQNWTSFKEFSYTFSPDYERNVIELKPNFFNETNDGEVTLKFHFWNGDVLTYKITKNGTSVVGVAS
- a CDS encoding amidohydrolase family protein — protein: MKLDAHQHFWEYNVAEYGWIGEEMKTIRQSFLPQDLEPLLVQSGLVGCIAVQARQSLTETEWLLQLADRHECIKGVVGWVDLCSNEVRNQLELFASNPYLKGVRHVIQDEPDLDYVLREDFQRGISLLKEYDLAYDLLVSKEQLPYAVELVKAFPEQRFVLDHLAKPDIKSGIISPWKEALESLAAQPNAYCKLSGMVTEADWANWTPSDFTAYLNIAIEAFGAERLMFGSDWPVSNVSATYSEVYGLINSHINVLPILDQQMILGGTCAAFYQIS